From Pseudanabaena sp. PCC 6802, one genomic window encodes:
- a CDS encoding Rpn family recombination-promoting nuclease/putative transposase has translation MRTDTIFYQLFLTFHSLLFELLGQPLENANGYQFTSVEVKEKAFRFDGIFMPDSVEKPIYFVEVQSQNKPEFYWELIAEINIYLNQYKPVQDWQAVAIFAKRNLEPETLSGYQQELIASGRIVRIYLDELPPGSIAINLIELIVSQEKRASELVTEIMQRTRIEITDAAVRQGIIELLETVLVSKFSKLSRQEIEAMFQLSDIRQTRVYQEAKQEGRQEGRQEGRQEGRQEGEARLLLRQFSKRFGKLSDRYVQAIDNLELEQLEDLGEALLDFENISDLDRWLEVRFAER, from the coding sequence ATGCGAACTGATACGATCTTCTACCAACTCTTTCTCACATTCCATTCCCTGCTGTTTGAGCTGCTCGGTCAACCATTAGAGAATGCGAATGGCTATCAATTCACCTCAGTCGAGGTTAAAGAAAAAGCATTTCGCTTCGATGGCATCTTTATGCCCGACAGCGTGGAGAAACCCATTTATTTTGTGGAAGTTCAGAGTCAAAACAAGCCAGAATTCTATTGGGAGCTAATTGCCGAAATTAATATCTACCTCAATCAATACAAACCAGTTCAAGATTGGCAGGCTGTCGCCATATTTGCTAAACGCAACCTGGAACCCGAGACATTGTCTGGTTATCAGCAAGAATTGATTGCCAGTGGTCGGATCGTCCGCATCTACCTTGACGAGTTGCCCCCAGGGTCAATCGCAATTAATTTGATTGAACTAATCGTCAGTCAGGAGAAACGTGCCTCAGAACTAGTCACAGAAATAATGCAACGCACCAGGATTGAGATTACCGATGCAGCAGTTCGGCAAGGTATCATAGAATTGCTGGAGACAGTTTTAGTGTCGAAGTTTTCTAAGTTAAGTCGGCAGGAGATAGAGGCAATGTTTCAACTAAGCGATATCAGGCAAACGCGGGTATATCAAGAGGCTAAGCAAGAAGGCAGGCAAGAAGGTAGGCAAGAAGGCAGGCAAGAAGGCAGGCAAGAAGGCGAAGCTAGATTATTACTGCGTCAGTTCTCCAAACGTTTTGGCAAGCTGAGCGATCGCTATGTCCAGGCGATCGATAATCTCGAACTCGAACAACTAGAAGATTTGGGTGAAGCACTGCTGGATTTTGAGAATATCTCTGATTTAGATCGCTGGTTAGAGGTTAGATTTGCAGAGCGCTGA
- a CDS encoding DUF4351 domain-containing protein, which yields MTKRFDVPSDRTTERINNLAVEQLEEFGLVLLDFANLEECDR from the coding sequence TTGACTAAACGATTTGACGTACCGAGCGATCGCACTACCGAACGCATCAATAATCTTGCGGTCGAACAGCTCGAAGAATTCGGTCTTGTTCTCCTGGATTTCGCTAACCTGGAGGAATGCGATCGCTAA
- a CDS encoding class I SAM-dependent methyltransferase, producing MVSQAPQPNQPSPIVTDAKILGQTATYRVKHLTSVAGELIIPCIPSFLDYYVQQISGLFVALGQTFSADELADLRTAIAKKLEEGFNASPDSKLAFRYELANLELGLNGGLQLSVNLRTPTTEETYEEWTKTREGPLFGSHPDAKVMAVIKELGDPANAPILDVGAGTGRNAIPLAKLGFPVDALELAPAFATRLSNMAVAGDLSINTITGNVIDPNIPLKSSHYKLAIASEIVSHFRNLEQVRQFLVRMCDAIQPGGLLLFSSFLGLPGYEPTTSVRELSQVQWSFIITPKEMLGVMAGLPLQVLSNESVFLYEQEHLPAEAWPPTKWFQNWAIGKDVFLADREAPISLRWVLCRRT from the coding sequence TTGGTTTCACAAGCACCGCAACCCAACCAACCATCACCAATCGTCACCGATGCCAAAATTTTAGGTCAGACCGCTACTTACAGGGTAAAACATCTGACCAGCGTGGCAGGGGAGCTGATTATCCCATGCATTCCCAGCTTTCTGGACTACTACGTCCAGCAGATCTCCGGGCTGTTCGTAGCGCTAGGCCAAACTTTTTCCGCCGATGAATTGGCCGATCTCAGAACGGCGATCGCCAAAAAATTAGAGGAGGGATTTAATGCCTCCCCCGATTCTAAACTGGCCTTTCGATATGAATTAGCTAATCTCGAATTAGGTCTAAATGGGGGATTACAGCTCAGCGTCAACCTCCGCACGCCAACCACAGAAGAGACATATGAAGAATGGACGAAAACGCGGGAGGGGCCTTTATTTGGCAGTCATCCCGATGCCAAAGTGATGGCGGTTATCAAAGAATTAGGCGATCCTGCCAATGCCCCTATTCTCGATGTGGGTGCGGGCACCGGTCGCAATGCCATACCCCTGGCGAAGCTGGGCTTTCCCGTGGATGCCCTGGAGTTAGCGCCAGCATTTGCCACGCGCCTGAGTAACATGGCGGTCGCGGGCGACCTATCCATTAACACAATTACAGGCAACGTCATCGATCCCAACATCCCACTGAAGTCATCGCATTACAAGCTCGCGATCGCGTCGGAAATAGTTTCTCATTTCCGCAACTTAGAACAGGTGCGTCAGTTCCTCGTCCGCATGTGCGATGCGATTCAACCTGGTGGATTGCTGTTATTCAGCTCTTTCCTGGGATTGCCGGGTTATGAACCAACCACGTCCGTGCGCGAACTATCTCAAGTTCAATGGTCTTTCATCATCACGCCTAAAGAGATGCTAGGGGTGATGGCTGGTCTACCACTACAGGTACTTTCTAACGAGTCGGTTTTCCTCTACGAACAGGAACATCTACCAGCAGAAGCATGGCCGCCAACCAAATGGTTCCAAAATTGGGCTATAGGGAAGGATGTATTCCTCGCCGATCGAGAAGCACCAATTTCCCTACGTTGGGTTCTCTGTCGCCGCACGTAG
- a CDS encoding fructosamine kinase family protein encodes MWTEITKHISQSTGRQFGSDRDFDRQSVSGGSINQAYLIRDRYQQYFVKVNTASKVAMFEAEAIALRQMYTTQTIRVPQPICWGAAERSAYIVMEWLELGGAGNWELMGQNLAALHRITSPDGFGWQQANTIGSTPQINTWTRNWVEFLTQHRLGYQLQLARKRGFNSSVPDRDLFDAIPHLFQDYQPLPSMVHGDLWGGNAAFSRDREPVIFDPALYFGDREVDIAMTELFGGFPAQFYQAYDRAFPLDSGYKRRKTVYNLYHILNHFNLFGGGYGHQANRAIEQICTYSF; translated from the coding sequence ATGTGGACTGAAATTACCAAACATATATCCCAATCGACAGGTCGGCAATTTGGCAGCGATCGCGACTTCGATCGCCAATCGGTGAGTGGTGGCAGTATCAACCAGGCATATCTGATTCGAGATCGCTACCAGCAGTACTTTGTCAAAGTCAATACTGCGAGTAAAGTTGCCATGTTTGAAGCAGAAGCGATCGCGTTGCGGCAAATGTATACTACGCAGACGATCCGCGTGCCGCAACCGATCTGCTGGGGTGCAGCCGAGCGCTCCGCTTATATCGTCATGGAGTGGCTGGAACTGGGTGGTGCGGGCAACTGGGAATTAATGGGGCAAAATCTGGCGGCGCTGCATCGCATTACCAGTCCGGATGGGTTTGGCTGGCAGCAAGCCAACACGATCGGCTCCACGCCCCAAATTAATACGTGGACGAGAAATTGGGTCGAATTCCTCACCCAGCACCGTTTGGGTTATCAACTCCAGCTAGCCCGAAAACGGGGATTTAACTCCAGCGTGCCCGATCGGGATTTATTTGATGCCATACCGCATCTGTTTCAGGACTATCAGCCCCTACCATCTATGGTGCACGGCGATTTGTGGGGCGGCAATGCAGCTTTTAGCCGCGATCGCGAACCCGTCATTTTCGATCCGGCTTTATATTTCGGCGATCGCGAAGTCGATATTGCCATGACCGAGCTATTTGGTGGATTTCCCGCCCAATTTTACCAAGCCTACGATCGGGCTTTCCCTTTAGATTCTGGATACAAACGGCGCAAAACCGTCTACAATCTTTACCACATTCTCAACCATTTCAACTTATTTGGCGGTGGCTACGGCCATCAAGCCAACCGCGCGATCGAGCAGATATGCACATATTCGTTCTAG
- a CDS encoding DMT family transporter: MQFPSRAYLAIATLIFGAANAVTRQLHTLGAQHLVEGRNPISFCNSLFVGNLCALIVLILIYHRELNAQRLKRITWKDWMALTIVALLGGALAPALIFSGLELTAVNNVVLIGRIEPPIALALSVWLLRAKVNIWVVAGAIAAFMGAALTVLLQQVGFSLGKGELAIAIAALALAVSAIISKVQLSRIPLGIFSVFRMLVGTLVFFCVVLKLYGVEHFMDVFSPFLWQWMLVYSAVIVVGGQLAWFMGLRKSTASEVSLANSFNPIAGILGAYFILGEVPNMAQYIGGSLILLGIVLGQIGISRMSDRAATRMPVAIAMDMEVGFKGV; the protein is encoded by the coding sequence ATGCAATTCCCAAGCAGAGCTTATCTGGCAATCGCCACGCTCATTTTTGGGGCGGCAAATGCCGTAACGCGCCAACTCCACACCCTCGGCGCGCAACATCTCGTGGAAGGGAGAAATCCCATTTCTTTTTGCAATAGCTTGTTCGTCGGCAATCTGTGCGCGCTAATAGTTCTGATCTTAATTTATCACCGCGAATTAAATGCCCAACGGTTAAAGCGCATAACTTGGAAAGACTGGATGGCATTAACAATTGTGGCGCTTCTGGGCGGGGCTTTAGCACCTGCCTTGATTTTCTCAGGTTTAGAGCTGACTGCAGTGAATAATGTGGTGTTGATCGGGCGGATCGAACCACCGATCGCGCTTGCCCTGTCCGTCTGGTTGCTTCGCGCTAAAGTTAACATCTGGGTTGTAGCTGGCGCGATCGCCGCGTTTATGGGAGCAGCCCTTACCGTTTTACTCCAACAAGTAGGTTTTAGTTTGGGTAAAGGCGAACTCGCGATCGCGATCGCGGCTCTAGCTCTAGCTGTATCGGCAATTATCAGCAAAGTGCAGCTCAGTCGCATTCCATTAGGTATTTTCAGCGTTTTTAGAATGTTAGTTGGAACTTTAGTTTTCTTTTGTGTAGTCCTCAAACTCTACGGAGTGGAACATTTCATGGATGTCTTCTCTCCATTCCTCTGGCAATGGATGCTGGTTTACAGTGCTGTTATCGTTGTTGGGGGTCAGTTGGCATGGTTTATGGGATTAAGGAAATCCACAGCGTCGGAGGTTTCGCTCGCTAACTCGTTTAACCCCATCGCAGGCATATTGGGCGCTTATTTTATTTTAGGTGAGGTGCCGAATATGGCTCAATACATTGGCGGCAGTTTAATTTTGCTCGGCATCGTACTGGGGCAAATTGGCATATCGCGCATGAGCGATCGCGCCGCTACACGCATGCCCGTGGCGATCGCGATGGATATGGAAGTTGGCTTTAAAGGAGTTTGA